The Bacteroidetes bacterium SB0662_bin_6 genomic sequence GCAAGGAATCGCCCTCGGCGCCGGTCACGCGGCCGGCCACGGCGCCATCCTGTGCCCTGACCGCATTCGTTCCGGCCAGTATCCACAACATGCACAGGCAGACTGCGACGCTCCAGCATGTTTTAAGGATGTTCATTGGATTTCAATCTCAGGCGGAGGGAATGGAGGCGGATTGAGGAAATCGGCCGATACGGAGACCCGGGTGGTTTCCCCGGGAGAGATGACGAAGATACCCCCACCTTCTTCCACAAGGCCGATGGGTCGCCAGGCGAACAGATCAGGGCTGTATTTGTGGGCAACCCCGGAGTAGGGGTAAACCCCCGTTCTGACACTGTCGAGCATCACGGTTTGCCGCTCCACATGAAACTGCAGACGCTCGCTGAAAATAAGCCGGTTGAGTTGCAGAAAGTCGGCAGTATCTTTTGGAACGAACCGCAGGGCCACGAACAGCAGTTCGTAAATCTCCTCGGTGGGGGGCCAGGTTTCGGGGTGATTTTCGTAGGTGATGTCTACGACGAGGGTGCCGGTCAGGGGATCTTCGGGTGGGGTAAAACCCTGGTCGCAGGCGGCAAGAAAGACGGCGAGCGCCAGTACCGCAGGGAGCAGCGTGGTGAGACAGGGGAGCAGGTATGACGTGCGTCGGAACACGGCCGGAAAGAAAACGGGAGAGCGCACAAACAAAGAAATAACAGTGCCGCAAAGGGGCAATGCGGACCTTGCCAAAATATCAAAAACATCATTATTGAGTGAAGGATACTCTGATTAATTCCACTTCGATCAGCGCTTCATGTTCGTGCGTACAGGATATCATAACGATGTCGTTGAAATCAGCGGATGTACAACGCACCCGTGCTGCGTTGGAAACACCACGCCCGTTCGGGCGTTTGGGGCGCGTTCCCGTTCCTTCCTGTATGTACATCCCGTATGAAGCTATCGGATTTCAAGTACAATTATCCCAGGGAGCACATAGCAAAGTACCCTGCCGAACCGCGCGATGCGGCTCGCCTCATGGTGCTTGATCGTACAAACAGGACGGTCCAGCACCGGCATATCAGTGATCTCCCGCAGTACTTCAGGGAAGGCGACGTCGTTGTTGTAAACGACACGAAGGTTTTCCCGGCTCGTCTGTACGGGAACAAGGAAAAGACAGGAGCGAAAATCGAGGTGTTCCTGCTTCGGGAGTTGAACCCCGAAAGCAGGTTGTGGGATGTCATTGTCGATCCCGCACGGAAGATTCGCATCGGCAACAAGTTGTATTTCAACGGGGGGCTGATTGCCGAAGTGATTGACAATACGACCTCGCGGGGGCGAACCATCCGCTTTGTATTCGAGGGGACAAACCGGGATCTCTATGCAAAGATAGACGAAATCGGACAGACCCCTTTGCCGCCTTACGTGAAGCGCGATGTCGAGGATCGGGATCGGGATCGCTATCAGACCATTTTTGCGGAGAACCGGGGAGCGGTCGCTGTTCCTTCGGCGGGGCTGCATTTTACCCCGGAGTTGATCGAAACGCTGCGTGCGCAAGGGGTCAGGATCGTACCCACTACGCTGCATGTCGGACTGGGCACCTTTCGTCCGGTTGAAGTGGAAGATCTGACCAAGCACCGGATGGATTCGGAGCGCTTTCTGATCTCGGAGGAAACCGCCGGCGCTGTGAACGAGGCGCTGTTGTCCGCGGACAATACGGTAACGGCGGTCGGTACGACCGTAGTTCGGGCTATTGAGTCGAGTCTTTCCGCTTCGTACTTGTGCAAGGCCGGCAGCGGATGGACCGATAAATTCATCTGCCCGCCCTATAAATTCAGAATTACTGAGCGGTTGCTCACGAACTTTCACCAACCTGGAAGTACGCTTCTCATGCTCACAGCGGCATTTGCCGGCTATGATTTTATCATGGAATCCTACCGGCTTGCGATAGAAGAGAAGTATCGCCTGTTCTCCTTTGGAGACGCCATGCTCATATTGTGATCCGGCGCGTCGCCTGTGTTTTAGCGGTGAGCCGGCACATATCTGTCTGTGGATACGGAGATCTCTGTGAAGAAAGTATTGCCTATCGTTACCGTACTCGTTCCGGCTGCGGGCCGCGGCGTGCGCATGGGCGGCTCACGCAAGCAATATCGGAATCTCGGGGGTGTGCCTCTTCTGGTGCAAACACTCCGTGTATTTGAAAGGCACCCCCGGGTTGATTATATCGTGGTGGCCGCTCCGGCGGGGGACGCGGATTGGCTGGCCTCGGATTTGCATACCCGCGGATTTCGGAAGATTCATACCGTGATATCAGGCGGGGCCAGCCGGCAGGCCTCTGTTGCGGCAGCGCTCGATGCTGCGCCTTCCATCGGATCCGTATCTTCCGATATGGATATTGTGCTTGTGCACGATGCAGTACGCCCCTTTGTCCCCGCAGAGTGCATCGACGCGGTGATTTCCGCAGCCCTTGAGGAGGGCGCAGCATCCCTTGCGCTGCCTGTTGCAGATACACTGCGTGCAGTATCCCGGGGCGTATTTGCAGAAACCGTCGACAGGGAGCGGCTGTGCCGTATGCAGACGCCGCAGGCATTTCGCCGGGACTGGCTTGAAGAAGCGCACCGTGCGGCTCGCAGCGAGGAACGCGATGCTTCGGACGATGTGGCGCTTGTCCAGGATATCGGCCGGCCGGTGGTTCTGGTGGAGGGTAGTGCATTGAATATCAAGGTGACCACGCCGGCGGACTACGAGCTGGCCGGGATCATTCAGTCTTCCTTCGAACGCACGTCGTTTGCAGACACATGAGGATCGGTTTCGGATACGATGTGCACCGCCTGGTCGAAGGCCGCCCCCTGGTTATCGGGGGAGTGGAGATCCCTTTCGACAAGGGACTCGATGGGCATTCCGATGCCGATGTGCTCCTGCACGCCGTAGCCGATGCGCTGTTGGGTGCTGCGGCGCTCGGGGATATAGGTAGCCACTTTCCCGATACGGATGCGCGCTGGGCAGGTATGGCGGGCGCCGATCTGCTTGGCAGGGTGGCCGGCAAGCTCTCGGAAGCCGGATACCGGACGCATAACATCGATGCCACGGTCGTGCTTGAACGCCCGCGTCTTCAGCCTTACATCTCCCGGATGCGCGCGATCATTGCCCATTGTCTTTCCGTGGATGAGGGTGCTGTTTCCGTGAAGGCCACGACCCATGAGAAAATGGATGCTATAGGAAGGGGGGAAGGAGTGTCTGCGTTTGCGGTGTGCACAATCGTAGCAATGGACCGGCATGGGTGATCTGCTGCAGGATCTGGTGATCTGGTTGGACGGGTTGTCCCCGGCATGGGCCTATACCGGTATTTTGCTGGTTGCCTATGCGGAGAATGTGCTTCCTCCTGTGCCCGGTGACATGGCGGTGGTGTTCGGCGGATATCTCGTGGGCATCGGCAAGTTGCATTTTTTGCTTGTGGTCGGCGTAGCGACGCTGGGCAGCGTGATGGGGTTTATGACGATGTATTTTATCGGGTATCTGGTTGGCGATGCCGTGCTGCGATCACGCTGGCTTCGATGGGTCCCACCGGAGAGCATTGACGGGGCCCGGCGTCAATTGGACCGCTGGGGGTATGGCCTTGTGGCGGCCAACCGGTTTCTGGCGGGGCTTCGCGGAGTCGTCGGGCTTGTGGTTGGCATGGCCCGCCTTGACGGTTTGCGCACTGCGGCGATAGCTGCGCTGAGCGCCCTGGCGTGGGTATTTCTGATTGTCTGGGCCGGATACGCCGTGGGGGATAACTGGCAGCAAGTCGGCCTCTGGCTTCGGGATTACGGGCGGGTTGTCCTGTGCCTGATCGGTTTGGCCTTGCTCGCGGGCGGGGTACGCCGATATGTTCGCAAGAAGCGTTCGTCAAGGAAATCAGGCGAAAATGCGGTGAGCAAACGCCGGTAAGGAAACTTTGAGGTTACTACGGGATATGCAGCCCCTGTTTGCGGCATGCAGGTTGACACCATGTGCCGCAAATACGTAATTTGAAAGACTGGAGTCGCTCGGAAGGCGGCGAAGCTGGCGTAGCTCAACCGGTAGAGCAGCTCACTTGTAATGAGCAGGTTGGGGGTTCGAGTCCCTTCGCCAGCTCTTCATTTGAACAGGTGTTTTTGAAAGGACCTTTTCGGGGCATGTTCTCCGGCAGTACCGGGCAGGTTGCCGAGTGGTCAAAGGCGGCAGACTGTAAATCTGCTCCCTCAGGGTTCGGAGGTTCGAATCCTCCCCTGCCCACCCTTTTGCGTTCGACGGCTTTACAGGACGGGGCGCCCGTGCGGTGCACCTTCCGGGCCGGAGTACCGTATGATGTATCGTAGCGGAAGTAGCTCAGATGGTAGAGCATCAGCCTTCCAAGCTGAGGGTCGCGGGTTCGAATCCCGTCTTCCGCTCCAGCAAGCGCATGCCGGTTTCGGCCGCCTTAGCTCAGTGGTAGAGCACTTCCATGGTAAGGAAGGGGTCATCGGTTCAAATCCGATAGGCGGCTCATGCGATGCAACGCCATTTTTCGCATACGAATCATGCAGCAGGAACCATCGCCGTACACACGGGCGTAGCTCAATTGGCAGAGCAGCGGTCTCCAAAACCGCAGGCTGCAGGTTCGAGTCCTGCCGCCCGTGCCCGCAACATTCATGGCGTGACACGCCGTTAACCAGGATCAAATATGAAGGTGGCCGAATATCTGGGCGACGTAAGCAAGGAGATGCGCAAGGTCAGTTGGCCTGCGCGTAACGAGCTGATCAGCAACACGCTGATTACCCTGTTGGCGACGATGATCATTTCCCTGTACATTTGGGGAGCCGATCAGATCATCAGCCGGGCGCTGGAGTTCATATATAGCTGATCCGGTCGCGCCGAGGCATATCTCGTCGAGAAATTTCTCTCAGGTACAGGAAAGATGGTCAAGGAAAAGGAAATAATCCGCAAATGGTACGTGCTGCGCACGTTTTCGGGCCACGAAAAAAAGGTCAAGCAATATCTCGAAAAGGAGATCGAGCGTCTCAATCTGCAGGACAGAATCAATGAGGTGATGATTCCTACCGAGACCGTTTTCGAGATGCGCAGCGGCAAGAAGCGTACGCGCGAGAAGACGTTCTTTCCGGGATATGTGATGCTGCATATCGCTCTGGACACCGAGTTACAGCATGTCATTTCCAATCTTCCCTCGGTGATTGGTTTTCTGACCACAGGCGACGAGCCCACGCCGCTTCGGCCCGATGAGATAAACCGGATCATGGGCAAAATGAACGAGGTCCGGGAGGCGGGCGAACAGCCGGAGATGCCGTTCAAGAACGGGGATCTCGTAAAGGTGGTGGACGGCCCGTTCAACAATTTCAGCGGTTTTGTCGAGGAGGTGTATCCCGACAAAATGAAAGTCAAGGTCATGGTATCCATTTTTGGGCGCAAGACGCCCCTGGAACTGGATTATCTCCAGGTGGAGCGGGACGATTAACGTGCGATAGGATAATCTGATTATGAATAATATTAGAACCTATGCGCGCGTTCCGCGTTTTTTGTGGAATATTTCCCAAAAATTTCCGATAATGTCGGGCTGAGTTTTGTTGCCGTAATTAACAGAAGCGGGAGCCGGGCGTAACGAACAGGTACGTACGATTTTTCCGGCGTTTGCACCGCGCTTTACAGTATGGCCAAGCCGATCGACGGGTACATCAAGCTTCAGATCAAGGCCGGACAGGCGAATCCGGCCCCCCCGATAGGTCCTGCGTTGGGGCAGAAAGGGGTGAACATCATGGAGTTCTGCAAGCAGTTCAATGCGGCGACGAAGGACAGGATGGGGCTTGTTCTTCCTGTTGTGATCACGGTATATACCGACAAAACCTTCAGCTTCATCGTCAAGAGCCCCCCTGCGGCAGTGCTTCTGAAGACTGCTGCGAATATCCCGTCGGGATCCGGAGATCCCCTGCGGCAAAAAGTGGGAACCGTGACCTGGGAGGATTGCCGCAAGATTGCCGAGCAGAAAATGGAGGATCTCAACGCATTCGACATGGACAAGGCGGCTTCCATGATAGCCGGTACGGCGCGTTCCATGGGGGTACGCGTCGAAGGCGGGCCCTCCTGAATAAGGCCCTTTTGCAGGATCGGGGCAGGGTTCCTGCACCCGTCGCATTCCATCATCGTTGATACAAACACTACGTCCGCTACAGAATCGGATGGCGAAAAAAGGAAAACGTTACCGGCAGGCGGCTGAGGTGGTCAAGGAGGCGGGAGGTCCCTTCACGCTCGAAGATGCCTGTGCCCTGATTGCGAAGACGGGCGCCGCCAAATTCGACGAATCAGTCGATATCGACCTGCGGCTCGGGGTCGATCCGCGCCATGCCGACCAGATGGTGCGGGGTACGGCGGCGCTGCCGCACGGCACAGGCAAGGAGGTGCGCGTGCTTGTCCTGGCCAGCGAGGGCAAACAGGAAGAGGCCAGAGAGGCCGGCGCCGATTATGTAGGCCTGAATGACCTTATCGAACGTATCCAGAAGAAGGGATGGACCGATTTCGATGTGGTGGTTGCTACGCCTGATGTGATGCGTGATGTCGCCAAGCTCGGGCGCGTACTGGGACCCAGAGGGCTTATGCCTAACCCTAAAAGCGGTACGGTCACTATGGATGTCGGTCCGGCTGTGCAACAGGTCAAGGCGGGTAAAATCGACTTTCGCGTGGACAAATCCGGAAATCTGCATACACCGATCGGCAAAGTTTCGTTTTCCGCAGATCATCTCCGGGAAAATGCGGAGGTGTTTCTCAAGGAAGTGCTTCGGTTGCGTCCCGCCTCGGCGAAGGGTACGTACGTCCGATCCGCTTCGATCTCGACATCGATGGGGCCGCCGATCCCGCTGGATCGTATCCAGGTCGTGAGTGCGCTGCGATAGCGCTTTTCGCCGGTTCATCCCTGTTCCCGATTACAAGTAGCATAGCCGGTTTATGCCGGACAGCCCGAAAGCAACCGATCGAGATAGCGAGGCGCCGACATGCCCATGACAAAAACACAGAAGGAAACGGTCGTTGCGGAGATCGCGGAAATGCTCGACGCAAACACGATCATTTACCTGACCAATTATTCCGGGCTGACGGTCAGCCAGGCAAACGATTTGCGCAATCGTTTCCGCAATGCAGGCGTGTCGTTCAAGGTGTATAAGAATACCCTGGTGCGCCTCGCAATGGAGGAGCGCCCTGCGTATAGCGAATTGCTGGAATACCTGAAAGGCCCTACTGCTATCGCATTCGGCGGGGAGCCGTCGGCGCCGGCCCGGGTCATCCGGGATTTTCTGAAAGATGAATCAGCGATTCGCCCTGAAGTCAAAGCCGTTTACATAGATGGCGCTTTTTACGGGGAGGGCTCGCTGGATGTACTGGCATCGCTCAAGTCGAAAGACGAGCTCATAGGCGACGTAGTCGGTTTGTTGCTTGCTCCTGTTTCGAATGTGGTCGGCAAGGTGCAGGCGCCTGCCCGCAACCTTGTTGCCGCGATTCGTGAAATCGCAGATCGCGCCGCATGACCGTGCGTCATGCCCGGCTCGGAAACAATCATCGTCACTTTCACCATCCATCCTTAATGTGCGGCACAGTTGCCGGAGTACGGCGGCAGAGACTGCTCGCAGGAGAACGAATCCAACATGGCGGACATCAAAAAAATTGCAGAAGAACTTGTTAACCTCACGGTCAAGGATGCCAATGACCTGGCCACGCTTCTTGAGGAGGAGTACGGTATCAAGCCGGCTGCAGCAGCTGCGGCAGTTATAGCCGGACCC encodes the following:
- the queA gene encoding tRNA preQ1(34) S-adenosylmethionine ribosyltransferase-isomerase QueA encodes the protein MKLSDFKYNYPREHIAKYPAEPRDAARLMVLDRTNRTVQHRHISDLPQYFREGDVVVVNDTKVFPARLYGNKEKTGAKIEVFLLRELNPESRLWDVIVDPARKIRIGNKLYFNGGLIAEVIDNTTSRGRTIRFVFEGTNRDLYAKIDEIGQTPLPPYVKRDVEDRDRDRYQTIFAENRGAVAVPSAGLHFTPELIETLRAQGVRIVPTTLHVGLGTFRPVEVEDLTKHRMDSERFLISEETAGAVNEALLSADNTVTAVGTTVVRAIESSLSASYLCKAGSGWTDKFICPPYKFRITERLLTNFHQPGSTLLMLTAAFAGYDFIMESYRLAIEEKYRLFSFGDAMLIL
- the ispD gene encoding 2-C-methyl-D-erythritol 4-phosphate cytidylyltransferase; the encoded protein is MGGSRKQYRNLGGVPLLVQTLRVFERHPRVDYIVVAAPAGDADWLASDLHTRGFRKIHTVISGGASRQASVAAALDAAPSIGSVSSDMDIVLVHDAVRPFVPAECIDAVISAALEEGAASLALPVADTLRAVSRGVFAETVDRERLCRMQTPQAFRRDWLEEAHRAARSEERDASDDVALVQDIGRPVVLVEGSALNIKVTTPADYELAGIIQSSFERTSFADT
- a CDS encoding 2-C-methyl-D-erythritol 2,4-cyclodiphosphate synthase yields the protein MRIGFGYDVHRLVEGRPLVIGGVEIPFDKGLDGHSDADVLLHAVADALLGAAALGDIGSHFPDTDARWAGMAGADLLGRVAGKLSEAGYRTHNIDATVVLERPRLQPYISRMRAIIAHCLSVDEGAVSVKATTHEKMDAIGRGEGVSAFAVCTIVAMDRHG
- a CDS encoding DedA family protein, which produces MGDLLQDLVIWLDGLSPAWAYTGILLVAYAENVLPPVPGDMAVVFGGYLVGIGKLHFLLVVGVATLGSVMGFMTMYFIGYLVGDAVLRSRWLRWVPPESIDGARRQLDRWGYGLVAANRFLAGLRGVVGLVVGMARLDGLRTAAIAALSALAWVFLIVWAGYAVGDNWQQVGLWLRDYGRVVLCLIGLALLAGGVRRYVRKKRSSRKSGENAVSKRR
- the secE gene encoding preprotein translocase subunit SecE, whose product is MKVAEYLGDVSKEMRKVSWPARNELISNTLITLLATMIISLYIWGADQIISRALEFIYS
- the nusG gene encoding transcription termination/antitermination factor NusG, which encodes MVKEKEIIRKWYVLRTFSGHEKKVKQYLEKEIERLNLQDRINEVMIPTETVFEMRSGKKRTREKTFFPGYVMLHIALDTELQHVISNLPSVIGFLTTGDEPTPLRPDEINRIMGKMNEVREAGEQPEMPFKNGDLVKVVDGPFNNFSGFVEEVYPDKMKVKVMVSIFGRKTPLELDYLQVERDD
- the rplK gene encoding 50S ribosomal protein L11, yielding MAKPIDGYIKLQIKAGQANPAPPIGPALGQKGVNIMEFCKQFNAATKDRMGLVLPVVITVYTDKTFSFIVKSPPAAVLLKTAANIPSGSGDPLRQKVGTVTWEDCRKIAEQKMEDLNAFDMDKAASMIAGTARSMGVRVEGGPS
- a CDS encoding 50S ribosomal protein L1, with product MAKKGKRYRQAAEVVKEAGGPFTLEDACALIAKTGAAKFDESVDIDLRLGVDPRHADQMVRGTAALPHGTGKEVRVLVLASEGKQEEAREAGADYVGLNDLIERIQKKGWTDFDVVVATPDVMRDVAKLGRVLGPRGLMPNPKSGTVTMDVGPAVQQVKAGKIDFRVDKSGNLHTPIGKVSFSADHLRENAEVFLKEVLRLRPASAKGTYVRSASISTSMGPPIPLDRIQVVSALR
- a CDS encoding 50S ribosomal protein L10 → MPMTKTQKETVVAEIAEMLDANTIIYLTNYSGLTVSQANDLRNRFRNAGVSFKVYKNTLVRLAMEERPAYSELLEYLKGPTAIAFGGEPSAPARVIRDFLKDESAIRPEVKAVYIDGAFYGEGSLDVLASLKSKDELIGDVVGLLLAPVSNVVGKVQAPARNLVAAIREIADRAA